From Lysobacter lycopersici:
CGACCCATTCGCGCAGGTAGGCGGCCCAGGCGTATTCGCGCGTGCTGGCGGAGACGAACTTGCGCTTCGGGCGCTTGGCGTAGCGCTGCGAACGCAGGTGGATTTCGGCCGCAAGCCGGGCCATGGCGATGTCGTGCTCGATCTTCTGCTCGCCCTGCGGCAATTGCGAAGGGTCGGATTCGGGCCTGGCCTGCGCTTGCGGCAACGGCTCTTCCGCGCGTTGGCTGGCGACGACGCGCGCTTCCGGCGGTGGTTGCGCGTCGGGCGATTGCGCGCGCAGCGGTTGCGCGGCGATGCCGGGCTCGGGTTGCGGCAACAATCCGGCCTGGGGTTCGCGCGGACGGGTGCTCCTGTCCTGGTCGCCGCCGCCCTGGTTGTTGGCCTGGGCAAGGAAATCCGCCTGCTGCGGGGTCAGCGGGGTCTGGGTCTGGGTCAGCATCACCTCCAGCGTCGGCAGCACCGGCGCGGCGTCTTCCAGCGCGAAGCCGAGGCCGAGGATCAGCATGCCGTGCACCAGCAGCGACAGCACGAAGGTCGCGCCGAGGCGTTCGCGCTCGCCGATCCGCGGCGCCGGCGGCGGCAGCCACTGTTCGGGGATGGCCGCGTTCACGTTCCGGGCGTGGCTTCGAGCGCGTCGAACAGCCGGCCTGCGATGTTGAGGCCGAATTGCGCGTCGAGTTCGCGGATGCAGGTGGGGCTGGTGACGTTCACTTCGGTCAGCCAGTCGCCGATCACGTCGAGCCCGACGAAACGCATGCCGCGGCGTTTCATCTCCGGCCCGACCTGGGCGGCGATCCAGCGATCACGTTCTGACAGCGGGCGGCCTTCGCCGCGACCGCCGGCGGCGAGGTTGCCGCGGAATTCGTCGCCCTGCGGGATGCGCGCGAGGCAGTAGTCCACCGGTTCGCCATCGACCAGCAGGATGCGCTTGTCGCCATCCCTGATCTCGGGCAGGTAGCGCTGGGCCATGGCCAGGTGCGTGCCACCGCCGGTCAGGGTCTCGAGGATCACATTCAGGTTCGGCTCGCCGGCGCTCGCGCGGAAGATCGAACGCCCGCCCATGCCATCCAGCGGCTTCAGTACGGCCTCGCCATGCGCATTCACGAAAGCCTTGAGCGCGGTCGCGTCGCGGCTGACCAGGGTCGGCGGGCAGCATTGCGGGAACAGCAGCGCCGCCAGTTTCTCGTTCAGGTCGCGCAGGCCCTGCGGCTCATTGACGATCCGGGCGCCCTGGCGCTGCGCCAGGCCGAGGATCTGGGTGTCGTGCAGGTAGTCGGCGTCGACCGGCGGATCCTTGCGCATCAGCACCAGGTCGCCGGCGGCGAACGGCCGCACCGCGGCCGGGCCGATGCTGAACCAGTCGGTTTTCGAATCCCGCACCTCCAGCGGCGCGGTCGTGGCCCGCGCCGTGCCGTCGGCCACCGCCAGCGAGCCCGGCAGCGCGTAGTGCAGGCGATGCCCGCGTCGCTGCGCCTCCAGCAGCATGGCGAAGGTCGAATCCTTGGCCGGTTTGATGGACGCGATCGGGTCCATCACCACGACGACATCGAGCGGCATGCGGGCGCTTCGCGGGGCGATGCGCCAATGGTAGCAGGCGGAAAATTGCGGCCCGGTTCGCGGTTTTCACCGTGCGCCGGCATTCCGCGACGCGCGTGCTTGACACCCCGTGTCCGGCTTGGGATATAAGGCAGCTGCGCAGCTGCAGAGACATGCAGCACGACGAACAGGGGAGTTGGCATGGTCCACGACGTAAACGGACCCGGTGGCCTCGAAGGCCTGCGGGTCATGGTCATCGATGATTCGAAGACCATCCGGCGCACGGCGGAAACGCTGCTCCGGCGCGAGGGCGCGGACGTCATTACCGCCACCGACGGGTTCGAGGCGCTGGCCAAGATCGCCGACCAGCGCCCGCAGATCATCTTCGTCGACATCATGATGCCGCGCCTGGACGGCTACCAGACCTGCGCGCTGATCAAGAACAACCAGCTGTTCAAGAACACGCCCGTGATCATGCTGTCGTCCAAGGACGGCCTGTTCGACAAGGCACGGGGCCGCATCGTCGGTTCCGAGCAATACGTCACCAAACCTTTCACGCGCGAGGAGCTCCTCGACGCGATCCGCACGCACGTCCACGCCTGACCGGGGGGTAAGGCAATCCAATGGCACGCATTCTCCTGATCGAGGACTCGCCGACCGACGTCGCGGTGCTCAGCCAGCTGCTGCAGCGCAACGGCCACCAGGTGCTGACTTCGGGCAGCGCCGAGGACGGCATCGAAGTCTGCAAGCGCGAGCTGCCCGACCTGGTGCTGATGGACGTGGTCCTGCCCGGCATGAACGGCTTCCAGGCCACCCGCGCGTTGTCGCGTGACAAGGTCACCAGCGCGATTCCGGTGCTGATCGTCAGCACCAAGGGGATGGAAACCGACAAAGCCTGGGGCATGCGCCAGGGCGCGCGCGATTACATCGTCAAG
This genomic window contains:
- a CDS encoding TonB family protein, which translates into the protein MNAAIPEQWLPPPAPRIGERERLGATFVLSLLVHGMLILGLGFALEDAAPVLPTLEVMLTQTQTPLTPQQADFLAQANNQGGGDQDRSTRPREPQAGLLPQPEPGIAAQPLRAQSPDAQPPPEARVVASQRAEEPLPQAQARPESDPSQLPQGEQKIEHDIAMARLAAEIHLRSQRYAKRPKRKFVSASTREYAWAAYLREWVDRVERVGNLNYPEEARRRHIGGVVVINVGIRRDGSVERADIVQSSNIPILDAAALRIARIAEPYPPLPKTEEDPDILNVVRTWQFMPGGELIDR
- the gshB gene encoding glutathione synthase, whose translation is MPLDVVVVMDPIASIKPAKDSTFAMLLEAQRRGHRLHYALPGSLAVADGTARATTAPLEVRDSKTDWFSIGPAAVRPFAAGDLVLMRKDPPVDADYLHDTQILGLAQRQGARIVNEPQGLRDLNEKLAALLFPQCCPPTLVSRDATALKAFVNAHGEAVLKPLDGMGGRSIFRASAGEPNLNVILETLTGGGTHLAMAQRYLPEIRDGDKRILLVDGEPVDYCLARIPQGDEFRGNLAAGGRGEGRPLSERDRWIAAQVGPEMKRRGMRFVGLDVIGDWLTEVNVTSPTCIRELDAQFGLNIAGRLFDALEATPGT
- the pilG gene encoding twitching motility response regulator PilG; this encodes MVHDVNGPGGLEGLRVMVIDDSKTIRRTAETLLRREGADVITATDGFEALAKIADQRPQIIFVDIMMPRLDGYQTCALIKNNQLFKNTPVIMLSSKDGLFDKARGRIVGSEQYVTKPFTREELLDAIRTHVHA
- a CDS encoding response regulator, which gives rise to MARILLIEDSPTDVAVLSQLLQRNGHQVLTSGSAEDGIEVCKRELPDLVLMDVVLPGMNGFQATRALSRDKVTSAIPVLIVSTKGMETDKAWGMRQGARDYIVKPPNEDELIGRINEVLAA